In Aspergillus fumigatus Af293 chromosome 2, whole genome shotgun sequence, a genomic segment contains:
- a CDS encoding MCT family MFS transporter, protein MLTNTKTFGIANVDERDHHTSKESQPVSQETSPLSHSEKQQSTAAPRAASENPLVGGTGKLESLTQHNSQDGLPSTGETNRALEEGGYGQCINGTSSDTSEYRIPVSRVTTDAEGNTYPEGGLEAWLVVIGSFMGLFASLGLVNTIGTFQAYLQDHQLKEYSPGNVGWIFGVYSFLTFFCGVQIGPVFDAKGPRFLVLAGSILVMVMMIALGFCTKYWHFMLVIGIAGGTGTSLIFTPAISAVGHFFNEKRGVATGLAATGGSVGGIVFPLVLETLFPKIGWAWATRVIALICLILLIGSCLLVKSRLPKKPASKENVLPDFWIFRDAKFAFTTAGIFFIEWGLFVPISYISSYALAHGVSTKLSYQMVAFLNVGSVLGRAIPGFIADFLGRFNALIVTVALCLLCNACLWLPAGGNVPLMIVYCVIFGFASGSNISLTPVCIGQLCKIENYGRYYATAYTIVSFGTLTGIPIAGEILSRCNGEYWGLIVFTTCCYALGLACVTAAKLIHVGWRQPWDVY, encoded by the exons ATGTTGACAAACACCAAAACCTTTGGCATCGCCAATGTTGACGAGAGAGATCACCACACATCTAAGGAGAGCCAGCCAGTCTCTCAGGAAACATCACCACTCTCACATTCGGAGAAGCAGCAATCAACGGCCGCGCCTCGTGCAGCTTCTGAAAATCCTTTGGTGGGCGGAACAGGAAAACTTGAGTCATTGACGCAGCATAATTCGCAAGATGGCCTACCTTCGACTGGCGAGACAAACAGAGCgctcgaagaaggaggctATGGACAGTGCATCAATGGTACCTCTTCAGATACCTCGGAATATCGGATTCCCGTGAGTCGTGTCACAACAGATGCTGAGGGAAACACATATCCAGAAGGCGGTTTAGAGGCATGGTTGGTGGTAATTGGAAGTTTCATGGGACTTTTTGCGTCCCTTGGTCTGGTCAACACAATCGGCACATTCCAGGCGTATCTTCAGGATCATCAGCTGAAAGAATACAGCCCTGGCAATGTGGGCTGGATATTTGGCGTCTATTCGTTCCTGACCTTCTTTTGTGGAGTTCAAATCGGCCCAGTCTTCGATGCGAAAGGGCCTCGTTTTCTCGTTCTTGCCGGCTCTATCTTAGTCATGGTAATGATGATTGCCCTAGGGTTCTGCACTAAATACTGGCACTTCATGCTTGTGATTGGCATTGCTGGAGGAACGGGAACCTCTCTCATTTTTACGCCGGCGATATCCGCAGTCGGTCATTTCTTCAACGAGAAACGCGGCGTTGCAACTGGTCTTGCTGCTACTGGAGGCTCTGTTGGTGGCATAGTCTTCCCACTGGTCCTGGAGACTCTCTTTCCCAAGATCGGCTGGGCATGGGCAACCCGTGTTATTGCCTTGATTTGTTTAATCTTGTTAATCGGATCCTGCCTGCTGGTGAAGTCGCGTCTGCCTAAGAAGCCGGCTTCCAAGGAGAATGTCCTCCCGGATTTTTGGATTTTTCGAGATGCCAAGTTCGCTTTCACAACAGCAggcatcttcttcattgaatGGGGTCTTTTTGTTCCGATCAGCTATATCTCTTCATATGCTCTAGCCCACGGAGTCTCTACCAAACTGTCATACCAAATGGTAGCTTTCCTCAACGTCGGCTCGGTCTTAGGAAGAGCGATCCCCGGATTCATCGCAGATTTTCTTGGTCGCTTCAATGCGCTGATTGTCACAGTGGCTCTCTGCCTCTTGTGCAACGCGTGTCTGTGGCTTCCTGCTGGCGGCAACGTCCCCTTAATGATTGTTTACTGCGTGATATTTGGGTTCGCCAGTGGCAGCAATATCAGTCTTACGCCAGTCTGTATTGGACAACTCTGCAAAATCGAAAATTACGGAAGATACTACGCCACGGCATATACCATCGTAAGCTTCGG TACTCTCACCGGGATTCCAATTGCTGGCGAGATTCTCAGCCGTTGCAATGGAGAATATTGGGGTCTGATTGTCTTTACAACTTGCTGTTATGCCCTGGGTCTCGCATGCGTCACTGCAGCGAAGTTAATTCATGTTGGCTGGCGTCAACCGTGGGACGTCTACTGA
- a CDS encoding putative extracellular threonine rich protein produces MHTGRQALPLAAAAWMLLHGAIAAPKPGGLGHLPPPEALRSAGLASAALSSSLAAIMESGIPPATHTVTVSFGGTATESLPTPAPPGGATHSPITTAPTGGTAPPGGAAESPITTVPPGGTVPPGGATHSPITTAPTGGAATGSRPGTSSAGGIASTVPPVSSPTGGGVPTSEGPGFSPAGGGVPASASNPFTAFVPPSESPVAPKVGTQACPPCPTPAAPTCAPCPAPGTSTTTFTVTITETVCTGQVTQGGGGSTASPGVPAISPLFSATGPGALTSTAAGPGGPQGPTATETHLSSAPHAPGGAAGATAGPSTQPTTSATGVPSVPQIPGGGGGGAAAGPATSLPVTSATGVPNIPHGPGGGPSGFPNTTSSQVVATTTETIVSTVPLSTHGGGAATSGAVQTSRLSVTTGISFANVTRTPSGGQTGLPSVTLTPAIPTGPGISNVTGTVGGGVSVSTPTSATISATPTRPGGTAPPGGGVPISTPIIATSPATPTRPGTVSTPIIATSFATPSGPEVAPPAGTVVPGTAATPSGIVAPGGGVAGGGTAAPREGVASRGAPAPGGAAPGGGVPTVVISGGSTTAISTTTIQVQTLSVLPSRPPLPQSQGNTATRPVTTSTVTGVRPPQSTPAIDPKKRTVAEKTDIGRPDKLKANPIVFRRRT; encoded by the coding sequence ATGCACACTGGGAGGCAGGCCCTGCCActcgcagcagcagcatggaTGCTACTCCATGGTGCGATAGCAGCTCCCAAACCCGGCGGTCTGGGCCATCTACCACCTCCGGAGGCCTTGAGATCGGCAGGTCTAGCTAGTGCAGCTTTGTCTTCATCTTTAGCTGCGATTATGGAATCTGGAATTCCTCCTGCAACCCATACAGTGACTGTATCATTTGGAGGAACTGCTACTGAATCACTTCCAACCCCAGCGCCACCTGGAGGTGCTACTCATTCACCCATAACCACAGCACCAACAGGAGGAACTGCGCCGCCAGGAGGAGCTGCTGAATCACCCATAACCACAGTGCCACCTGGAGGAACTGTGCCACCTGGAGGTGCTACTCATTCACCCATAACCACAGCGCCAACAGGAGGGGCTGCTACTGGGTCACGCCCAGGTACTTCTTCGGCCGGAGGAATTGCTTCAACTGTTCCCCCAGTGTCTTCCCCAACCGGTGGAGGTGTCCCTACCTCTGAGGGACCAGGATTCTCTCCTGCTGGGGGTGGTGTGCCTGCCAGTGCATCAAACCCTTTCACAGCCTTCGTGCCTCCATCCGAGTCTCCAGTTGCGCCTAAGGTCGGGACGCAAGCCTGTCCACCATGTCCCACTCCTGCTGCACCAACCTGCGCACCCTGTCCTGCTCCTGGCACAAGTACTACTACTTTCACCGTCACCATTACTGAGACAGTTTGCACTGGTCAGGTTACTCAAGGAGGGGGTGGCTCCACTGCATCTCCAGGTGTTCCCGCCATTTCACCTCTATTCTCTGCAACGGGTCCTGGAGCCCTAACTTCGACAGCCGCAGGGCCAGGCGGTCCACAAGGTCCAACCGCGACAGAAACACATCTTTCGAGTGCCCCTCACGCCCCCGGCGGAGCGGCAGGCGCAACCGCTGGACCCTCAACTCAGCCAACAACTTCGGCGACTGGGGTTCCCAGTGTACCACAAATTCccggaggtggaggtggaggcgCAGCCGCAGGACCTGCAACAAGTCTTCCGGTGACTTCAGCTACCGGGGTTCCTAACATCCCTCACGGTCCTGGAGGAGGCCCAAGTGGATTCCCCAACACTACTTCAAGCCAAGTTGTAGCTACGACCACAGAAACCATTGTTTCAACTGTTCCCCTGTCTACTCACGGGGGTGGAGCCGCAACATCCGGTGCTGTTCAAACTTCCAGGCTTTCTGTGACTACAGGAATCAGTTTCGCAAACGTCACACGCACTCCCAGTGGCGGACAGACTGGGTTGCCCAGTGTGACTTTAACCCCTGCCATACCCACTGGCCCTGGTATCTCTAACGTTACTGGTACTGTTGGGGGAGGCGTGTCAGTCTCAACTCCTACTAGCGCTACGATCTCTGCCACACCAACCAGACCAGGCGGAACAGCACCACCAGGCGGAGGTGTGCCCATTTCAACTCCTATTATTGCTACAAGCCCGGCTACACCGACCAGACCAGGTACTGTCTCAACTCCTATTATTGCTACAAGCTTTGCCACGCCGAGCGGACCTGAAGTGGCACCACCAGCTGGAACAGTAGTACCAggaacagcagcaacaccaaGTGGAATAGTGGCACCTGGCGGAGGAGTAGCAGGTGGTGGAACAGCAGCACCACGTGAAGGAGTAGCATCTCGTggagcaccagcaccagggGGAGCAGCACCAGGTGGTGGAGTGCCAACAGTTGTGATATCTGGCGGAAGTACCACTGCCATCTCTACTACTACCATCCAAGTCCAAACGTTATCTGTTCTTCCTAGCCGCCCTCCCCTTCCGCAATCCCAGGGGAATACGGCTACACGTCCGGTAACCACGAGCACAGTGACCGGAGTAAGGCCACCGCAGTCCACTCCCGCTATTGATCCAAAGAAGCGGACAGTGGCAGAAAAGACAGACATCGGCCGGCCTGATAAGCTCAAGGCAAATCCTATTGTGTTCCGGCGTCGGACTTGA